The Elaeis guineensis isolate ETL-2024a chromosome 14, EG11, whole genome shotgun sequence genome has a segment encoding these proteins:
- the LOC140853582 gene encoding uncharacterized protein, with protein MGEEKNFPAGYRFNPTKVELIEQYLKRKVSGKPLPSDIIKEVELYDLRPEVLYERFPNRRIRSRYFFTKFDERFRNKKHRDRKVKNGGRWICSTGDKPVIKNGGRNTGGVYKTLTYFEGNDKSKKTGWIMTEYRLSGESNRHQPPANLESDWLLCEIHYKGNKAKDDEGDDYKEEDKVEDQEEPDCQDQWEEGIGKRKPEPWLADGASTSYSFTCHGGDDQIPLSRGGEVKEADASTSYRFDTCNGGGQIPCSGEEEMQSPCASTSYSFSNCYGDHQTLFDREVQAANESTLYCSNASHGGQHIPLDIEEEVQAVDMSSTYSFSTSHGFLQVPPNMACSMITSNTAGLLPDFTHLPDDMATDIPGSSEVAALLSGDGTGVDRFLPSFGDSHIVTGTGIEDCPLEQAPGPFACDWIIDNPEELEPFIHLIQQDFPNLEEDMAGLPPLTEAASPNNAQLGEKDVSCFYC; from the exons ATGGGAGAGGAAAAGAATTTTCCCGCAGGGTACAGGTTTAATCCCACCAAGGTGGAACTCATCGAGCAGTACCTCAAAAGAAAGGTCTCCGGCAAACCCCTTCCCTCCGACATCATCAAGGAAGTCGAGCTCTATGACCTCCGGCCGGAAGTCCTCTATG AGCGTTTTCCAAATAGGAGGATTCGGAGCCGATACTTCTTCACCAAGTTCGATGAAAGGTTCAGGAACAAAAAGCATAGAGACCGCAAGGTCAAGAATGGTGGCCGCTGGATTTGCAGCACCGGAGACAAGCCCGTTATCAAGAATGGTGGACGAAACACCGGTGGGGTATACAAAACCTTGACCTATTTTGAGGGCAACGACAAGTCTAAGAAGACTGGTTGGATCATGACAGAATATCGTCTTTCCGGGGAATCCAACCGGCATCAGCCACCTGCAAACCTG GAAAGTGATTGGTTGTTGTGCGAGATCCATTATAAAGGGAATAAAGCTAAGGACGATGAGGGTGatgattacaaagaagaagacaaAGTAGAAGATCAGGAGGAGCCGGACTGCCAAGACCAATGGGAGGAGGGCATTGGCAAGAGAAAACCTGAACCATGGCTAGCTGATGGTGCATCTACTTCCTATAGCTTCACTTGCCATGGTGGTGATGATCAAATTCCACTCAGCAGAGGAGGAGAAGTGAAAGAAGCTGATGCATCTACCTCCTATAGATTCGATACTTGCAATGGTGGGGGTCAAATTCCATGCAGTGGAGAAGAAGAAATGCAGTCACCTTGTGCATCTACTTCTTATAGTTTCAGCAATTGCTATGGTGATCATCAAACTCTGTTTGACAGAGAAGTACAGGCAGCCAATGAATCTACTTTATATTGCTCCAATGCTAGCCATGGTGGTCAGCATATTCCATTAGACATAGAAGAAGAGGTGCAGGCAGTTGACATGTCATCTACCTACAGCTTCAGCACGAGTCATGGTTTTTTGCAAGTTCCACCTAATATGGCTTGCAGCATGATCACCAGCAATACTGCAGGTTTGCTACCAGACTTCACACACCTCCCAGATGACATGGCCACGGATATCCCTGGTTCTTCCGAAGTTGCAGCCCTTTTGTCCGGCGATGGCACTGGAGTTGATCGGTTTCTCCCATCATTTGGTGATTCACATATTGTCACCGGCACTGGCATTGAAGACTGTCCTCTAGAGCAAGCACCTGGTCCTTTTGCTTGTGACTGGATCATAGACAACCCTGAAGAGCTTGAACCTTTTATCCATTTGATTCAACAAGATTTCCCCAACTTGGAGGAGGATATGGCTGGGCTTCCCCCGCTAACTGAAGCTGCTTCACCCAATAATGCTCAACTTGGTGAAAAAGATGTCAGCTGCTTCTACTGCTAG